Genomic window (Podarcis muralis chromosome 9, rPodMur119.hap1.1, whole genome shotgun sequence):
atcttccagcagtcccagccagcatggccaattgtcaggactATGGGATCTGCAGTCCACAATACCTGCAGCTGCCACGTTGGCTATCCATGATCTAGAGGTGTGAATGGTCTCTGTGACACAACACTCTGGATCATATTCTTGGCCTGTGGAATTTCTCGATTACATGCAACCTGCTGAAGTCCTGCCAAGGAATGCTGATTGTTCCCTTGGTCCCCCCGTGTTGCATTTGAAGTGGGGGAGTGTAGAATTTCCTGGAGAAACTCTATTTACCTCATTTAAACCTTTTGTTCCCTCCACCATTTGCTTCTAATGTGAAATTCTGATTAAGACGAGTGGCAAGTCCAAATATAACCCTACCCGTTTCCCTTACAAAAATCTCCCTTCCAAAGTGTATCCTCAACTTCTTGCTAacttgggaagagggagagaaatccCTTAGGAACTTCAACCACTGTGCAATTGAACACTGAATACCCACTGGGCAACATGTCCCCATCCAAGTTAACTCTGTGCGTCTCAGACAGCATTTTTCAGTGGCTCTGAAAGAGAAGCAACATCTAAAAAAGAACTGAAGAACAAGATGTTCTTTGAAAGAGTTTAGCTCCTGAAAAGCagcattgtttttttttaaaaagggggatttCTTAGTACGTATTGgtatatttaaagaaaaaacaaataaatacagaaaaCCTACATTGCTTCCGCCTTTCGGAAGAAATGTGACGATTGCCACAATCCCTGTTAGTGTTGTGTCCACTTCTGCCTTGAGGGTTATGGCGTGGTTCTCCAATTATAAACCCACAGACAGAGGAATAGACATGGGCTTCAGCCCAAGTGTAAAAGCCACATTCTGCTTATGAGAAATTGGACTTAAGGACAGGacattacacacatacacacagctgaTATTTGCTGTTTGACTTCCACTGCACGGAGTCTTAGCCCCGAGACCAAGATCCCTTTCTCTCCGGAACTGGACTAACCAAAACCAAAGTCAGCTTTGGTGGTTAACCTGGTGCCAGCAGGCTGAGCAAAGCAAAGCACAGCCAGCCACACTGCCTCTGAATCTCCTGGCTTTCTCTTACTTCTGTTCAAATAGGGAAGGAAAGACTTGTGAGAGAGGAGAAGATGAAATGCCACCTTTTCTCTCCTTGTGCGCTTGCTGCCTTTCGCACTGTGCAAATTAAGAGAGCCCCTTTGGCctcttcactctctctctcatcctctaAAAACATACGCTGTGCATAAGAAACACTTGGTTAAAAACCCCTTGAGAGGGTGTGTCGCCCAGGTGCAAAGAGCCAGCATCTTGTCTGTGCCAAAGAACCGGACAGAATTATCTACGTTGGACGGAGGGGGCGGAAATCGCTGGCTCTGAGATTAAGCAGTAGCAGACGTGTTTGTTAAAGAGGCAACATCAAGTTAACGATGGTTTTCTACCCAGGCAGAAAGCACAAggtgctgggagagagagagatgggcgcAACTATCTACAGATCTGCTCTCTGCCTTGCGAGGCCTCCTACAGGACAGTCCAGTCCACATCTCCTTGTAGCAGCAGCAACTCAGGCCCATCTCCCGCTCGAGGCAAAGCTCCGGCTGAATGAGAAGTTGACCTCAGAGTTCTTGTATTTGCCCCAGGCTCCAAACGGCACGACAATGGCAGTGCTGTTATCTTCCGTTCCATACTGTATGGCCTGAGGGAGAGATTGCAAAAGGCACAAAGCTTTAGCTCTTCACTCTGTTCGGCTGTATTCTTTCAACTACAAATTGACGCAGGCAATCTGGAGTTTTGAAATCCTACCaaaatcagggatgggggaaactgtgacctgcccaatgttgctggaatacaattcccatcaccccaatCGTTGGCCATGTTGCctgaggctggtgggaactgGTGTCCACAAGCATCTAATGTATTCCCCAGATAATTCAAATTCAAGGGAAGTCCCACCCCCAAAATTGTGGCTACATTATAGACTCCCATTCCAAGCACCTCCCAAAGGCGCAAAAGCAAGTGGACTTCATTGCCTGTGATTTGGCAGACTTTGCCTACACTGGAGGGCTTACCCCGCCTTCAAATTTtatccacttctgtcaaaagaggaaatgtatgtatatatacacaggTTTCCCAATTGTGAATGATGAGCAGGAGAGAAATAAAATGGACTTAGATGGATCAGTCAAACTGGACAATCCATAAAATACGTTGCGCTGAGGTGGTCTGTTTTACAAACTACTAAAATCAGGATCTGAACCTAATCTTGTTATCAGTACATACTTTCTAGAAACTGAAGTCTGTGACTATTAATAAACAGGAACGGATTGAGAAGGGTGTTGATACAAAAGCTACCCACAAATTTCAGCCactctgcacatttctgcaagtTGGACCTTTTTAGAAGTCTGTGAATTTCAACATGGGGCAATAGCATCACAGGGTGgtgtgggaggagagagaataGCCCACAGAAGTTTTAACACGGGGTGGATACTGTTTAATAACAATCAtaatggtaaaataaaataaaatacaattttgtTCATCATCAGCTGGATGCCACCACATTGTATACCTAGCTTAACACAGCTGCAGTTCCTACAacctctgaccattggcaatgctggctagggctgatgggagctggagtccaatagcaTCCAAGGGAGCCCCACATCAATTACTCCTAAGTTACGCTATCAATAAATGTGGGGAACAGTGATCTTCAGATTTTGGGGGTAAATAAAACAATGCAGACTGTAGTGTATGGATTTATTTTTTGGATTCCAGCTGACTAGATATGGTAGTCATCCGTTGACTGCCTGCGTTGTTCAAAATTAGTATCTTCTCGGTTTGAGTAAGAGAACCGTTCCCAGCAGGTAAACAGTTGCAGCAGCAGTTCTGTTGACTTTTTCAGCATCTGCTTTCCAAAAGCAACTCTTTATATCTGACAGTGAAGAAAGGATATGGGCCCCTGCTGTCCTTGAGCAAGGGCACAACTGAAAGGAAAGTGCTCTATCTGAGCTACACCAGCAACTTCCAATTAGCTGCTGAAGACAATAAAATCGAATAGGAAATTTTCCTTGCAGGAAAACAACCGACATATACTTTTAACAAACTGGGCTTGTCTCATCACTGGTTTGTAGGAGGTTTTCCACCCCAAAAGAATCAAGAGGACTTAACTGGCTTTGCTCAAAGCTGGtcggtggtggtgtttttttctgtGTTGGAAAGGCAGAAACGCCTACCTGCTCAGTTACAAGGTGGGCTGCTTCCGTGGGATCGTGACACTGGCTAACAAAGTCACAGATTTCTTGGCTGTTCACCATGAAGTTGATGCCGTCTGTGGTAAGGACCAGGAAGCTGTCGCTCGCATGGTGCAACTGAAATGGCACGCCACACAAACAAAAGTATACCAAATGCCCAAATTTCAGTAGTGATACAAACGTAAACATACCTATTCCACAAGTGAGAgctgcaacaaagtgttgcagtgcGGTGTGGTCCTCTTCAGGGTTCCATCAGCCCCCTCTTTCCATGAACCTCAATTTCATTACTCTTCCCTCTAGTTTTATattacccctcccccccaaaaaaaacccacactttGCATTCTGTGGCCAACCATGTTCAGTCTTCATAGGGCTATTATGTTTTGGGATGGGGGCATCTAGTatattttttatacagtggtacctcgggttaggacgcgggtggcgctgtgggttaaaccacagagcctaggacttgccgatcagaaggtcagcggttcgaatccctgtgacggggtgagctcccattgctcggtccctactcctgccaacctagcagttcgaaagcacgtcaaagtgcaagtagataaataggtaccactccggtgggaaggtaaacggcgtttccgtgcgctgctctggttcgccagaagcggctttgtcatgctggccacatgacctggaagctgtacgccagctccctcggccaataaagcgagatgagcgccgcaaccccagaatcggtcacgactggacctaatggtcagggctccctttaccttacctcgggttaagaacttaatttgttctggaggtctgttcttaacctgaaattgttcttaacctgaggtaccactttagctagtggggcctcccgctgccgccacgcaatttctgttctcatcctgaagcaaggttcttaacccgaggtactatttctgggttagtggagtctgtaacctgaagcgtctgtaacccgagataccactgtactactgcAAAATTTTGAGCTTCCTTCTTAGCGGCCCCAGTTACGCTACAATCCTGCTGGCCCTCACTTGCCAAGTTAACCATTAGAGGGAGGGCAAATACTTTTAACCTAGGTAGCATTCCGatctttttttttctctctctctggctcaccCTCATTAACCCTATAAGGCAAAGTGAGTAATACTGGCCAGGAACAGACATCAGTAGTGGCTCTCCCACCTCCCTCTCAAAGCCAGCTGGGCCTCAAGGGAAGAAAAGATTCCGAGATCCATAGGCAAATACCCAAATAGGCATCTCCCTGGCACTAGGCAACTCTGCAAAAGTGGCTTCATTGCCACACACATTCTGCATGCTATCCAATGCACAAATGCTttgttgaaaaaaataaattaggCAGGACCCCCCTGCCCCCAGGTCCAAATACTGTATAGACCAGGCTATAGCAGGGTCTGCCTGGGTACCACAGTCTGAAAAAGCAGTGATAGTGGAAAACACTTCTAAGGAATGGTGGCAGCGCCAGCTATTTAGTGCTGTGCCATCTTTACAAGAAAATGAGGTCAGGGTGTAGAAAAGGAAGATGCTCGGCCTCTTACCTGAACCCGTTTTGTCTCTGGTTCTGCTATGACACCGTATTTCTTAAGGTCCAAATCTCCTATGCTGCGGGTCATTGCAAGCCTGCCGTTTACGTGGGGCTGTCCCAGGCTGTTCCAGACTATGAAACCACCGGTTTTCTTGATTCTTCGTATGCGCAAACACACAAAGTAGGAAAGGAAGAGAGGATGGAACGTTCACTATGGTCGTACATATCCAAGCAATTAGCACGACCAATTTATGCAAGCGACGCCAAGCACAGCTTTGCTGTGAAAGagcttagtgtatttttggtctttgtggatgccgcccagagtggctggggaaacccagccagatggacggcgtacaaataattatattattattattattattatttgcccacAGCCGCTTGTTTTCATTCCTTAGCAGTCTTTGCAAGGGATACAAattttacatcccccccccccaaaaaacccaactcCTCCAGCCCAAGGTTTCTGGCGAAGTACCTTTCCTTCTCATCCTTCCTTTCCGGAGTGTGGTCGATGGTCAGTTTCATGGCTTTCCCCTTGCGACACAGAAGGGCGCGGCTGTCTCCAACACTGGCCACAACCAGCTCAATCCCATCACGCAACAAGGCCACTGTCGCCGTGGTCCCGGCGTTCAGCAAGGTGGCTACAAAACGTCATGCAAGGAGAGGCGGTCAAGGCCTGAGCACTACACACGAAGCTGCCACTCAACTTAAAAAACTTTAACCACCCGTAAAGAGTCGCTGCTGCATAGCTAAAGCTACAAAGACAGGAAACAAGCAGCGTGGGGGCATGCACACAAAGCAGCAAAGTTTTGACAACAAGACTCCATGCAATGGGGAGAAAATGTGGCATGTTAGTGCTTGGGCTGGGTGAAGTCTGTGGCGAGTTCTCGTCTATTCTCGTACTAGTAAAACAGGTGCAGCTACAGAgccttaaaagggacgcgggtggcgctgtgggttaaaccacagagcctagggcttgctgatcagaaggtcgggggttcaaatccccgcggcggggtgagcttcggttgctcggtccctgctcctgccaacctagcagttcaaaagcacgaagtgcaagtagataaacaggtactgctccagcagggaagtaaacggcgtttccgtgcgctgctctggttcgccagaagcggcttagtcatgctggccgcatgacccagaagctgtacgccggctccctcggacagtaaagcgagatgagagccgcaaccccagagtcgaccacaactggacctaatggtcaggggtccctttacctttacagagccTTAAACAAATGCCCTTACACAGTAGCTTTCTGAAGTAGTTTAATTAAACTGGCATGTGCTTTACGGGTGCTGAAGTTCTACAAGTAATGGGAAAGTCTTCTTCCTTACTCCCGGGTGCTCAGTAGCAAAGCTGCTTGGTGCTGGATCAGTTTCCTTTTTGGGAAACAGGAGACAGGAGAACTAAGCCAGTTGTGAAAGGTATGACAAGCCTTTCAGGGAAGGGGATCAGGGCAGGTCAGCGTTCGAAATTCACCAGGCGCATTTCGCACCTGGATATCTGCCACTATCCGTTCTGTtttatcagaatgaatttcaggaaccaaaaagccaTACTGGAAAATAGGGCTTTCAAGCTACCTGGTCCCAAAATGGCAGCCATGCATTCCGTTGGGTGAGTGTGACCCTGGTTTATGGACCCATATGGCGCCCAACTTATAGAACCGAATTCCTAACACTGGCGCCAGGTCCTGAGTTatgcctagttttgcccctgaaCTGAAATGCTAAGAGAATCTACAGCAATCTTTTAATAAGGGGGAGAGGAGAGTTACTGGTTCGTgtatttctgttcttgtttttatcacaAACTTaaagtttttatactgtatttctttgttgtgaaccaccctgagatctacagatgaaaggGCGGCatgcattataaaataaaataataaataataaaataattataaaggCGAACTGAACACCTGATGGGCGGGGGGAGAACAGCATCAAGCCTTGTTGTGAAGTGGAAGCACCACAGAATGGAGATGTTACAGATAGGAAAACAAAAGGACAGCAACAGAAGAGGAATCTAAACTAGGCAATACTACCATGAATTAAAACAGGTATTCTTACTGCAAAGAGCTTGCTGACCAGCTGTTAAAAACTGCCTTTGTAAGGTTGCCCAACAATTTTTGATGGAATaatttctccccttcctcccatCTCTTCTTGGATGTTTTGTATCATTAGGAAAGGTATTTATTTtcttgcattcatatcccacctttactCCAAAGAGTTCAAGGCGATATATGtggcttctcttcctccccattttatccccacaagaaccctgtgaggtaggtcaggctgaaagtgagtgactggcctgaggtcacccagggagcttaatAGATGAGTGAGGATTTGAGCCCTGGATGGAATCcagacacatataaaaatgcttttttaaaaaaaaaaaaaatgaaaaatatattgaatttgccataagctcaccatcaccatgtAGTGTCAAATTTGTATAATGCAAATAAAATGCACTTAAAATGTtgcatttgcagctgtatagccaaGTCCCTGGTCTCATGCCTTAAGTCCAACCCTCTAACCCCAGAAAGCTGAATATGGCCATGACATTACAGCACATTCAGCCTGGTATTATTTGTGTTTTGGAAGTACACCTCATGGACTTGGGTGTGCGTCTTACTCCTAGGTCTGCCTGCACACTCCAAAGCAGGTGCTTAAATAAGGAGAAGCACTACACATGAAATGGAGAGGGGCAAACCACACTTTTTAGCATTGCTCGTAAGATACCTGTTTTAAGTAGCAATATGAATAAAGCACAGCAAGGCGTAAAAAGGTTGAGCTAATTTTTGCCTTCTTTCCCAACTCCCCTCTAAATTTTGAAGGCCACCTCTAGTTTCCCCCACCTCCCTCGCCCCAATTCCTTGCTTTTCGAACTGCAGAGCCACTTCAGAAAGAGACTGTTATGGGTGCCTCTAGATTTGGGTTTAATATGACAAAGGGGCCATCGAGTTCAGGGGGGATGTTTGCAACAggccttttttctttaacttgtaGGATTTCCTTGAAAAAGGGCGAACCCAGattaaagtttttttgggggggggggtgcaggctgGGCTGGCAGCTGTCTGATGGCAATGACGTCAGGTGAATGCTGTGGAAAACCTCATGAATCAGAGCACCCATCCCATAATGAACCCCTCTCTGGAATCACCCCGAGACATCAGATACATATGTACAGTGGCAGGACATCTTGAATCAGTGGGTTTGTTTTTCCGCTCTCGGAAACCACAAACGCCAGGGTAGTTTCGGACTTCGTTTGGGATGGGAATTATCAGacattgctattttattttattttcacaccCATAAAATTAAGGAAAGTTAAGTTGCACATTTTGGGATGTGCATCTGTAACCAAACGTTACCTTAGCATCACTGTTCTAAAAGGCAACGCCTTCCCTGAAACCCTGTAGTAAGAGGCTGGCGTGATCTTGCCACCCAAAACCAGGAAAGAGGCACAGCTTTGCTCCTCTTGCACAGTGTTAAGAGCCTGACAACATGGCTTTTTGGGGTGAGCAATctacagcccttctccaaatACCACACTGAGATGTGTGTATATGCACACACCCAATGTCTGAGGGTGTTGCAGTGAATCCCAGGGTCATAACTAAAAGCACTCAGGAGTGAGCGCACAGTAACTTCCAAGATAGCCTCTGCAAAAGGAGTTAAAGTAATTGACCTCTTATCCTGTTGGATAGGTAGATCCTAAAAGCCTGAGCTACTCAGCACTAAGAAATAACACAGCCCTCAATTTAACGTTCTTTTCCACTTCCTAAATGAATAGTGAAACTTTGTGGGAAGCCCTATTTTTTTTGTTCCTAAGCTTTGCTTCCAGGAGTACCATGCCCAGTTGTGGGTGCCACATTTTAATGCGGATGTTGACGAACTGTCCAGAGGACAGTGATCAAAACAATGAGTGGActaagctgtgtacacaccataccttCAAAGCAATATtcgttccctcaaagaattctgggcactgtgctttgtcaagggttgctgggaactaACTCTGCGTGTGgaaaactacagtacccagaattctttgagggaaagaacctgttttgaatgtgctttaaaagtataatgcagtgtttcccaaccttgggcctccagctgtttttggactacaactcccatcatccctagctagcaagaccagtggtcagggatgatgggaattgtagttcaaaaacagttggaggcccaaggttgggaaacactggtataatgTATATAATGGGAGAGACCATTAGGATCAGATGATgccagaccacaactcccatcatccctgaccattagccatgtttCCTGGGAAGAACAAAAATTTGAGTCAGACATCACTgatggccacaggttgcccacctctgccTAAATGCCACAAGCTGGGCAATGCATTCATATCTACTGAAGTTTGTACAGTAGTCCTTTCCAAGTTTCACTGGAATGATGAGAGAatgtaaaaaggaaaataaatgcaaataggtGGATTTGTTCCGCAAGCGGTATTGCAGTTCCAAAATCAAGGAATCACACTATTCATAAAGTCACTAGCCGTTTGCCACCATTTATTCCAAAGGTATCTAGCAGCATATAAACACATTGGCTCAGAACACAAGTTAATtaacttattttaaaacaaaagaaaaatgtgttTGCTTCCTAGACAGCTACAGAAATTATATTACTACAGAAATATTATCATCTAAAATCTTTCAAGAGGTATCTTAACACTCACTGGGCACCTTTTAGAGCATGTCGTCACAACTAATGTGACAAAGTGGTTGTGGGAACCTTCCGTTGGTCCCGGCTAGGAACCCGCCAGACTCCTTCACCTGGGACCACATTAGGCAGATCTCTCTTTCCACTGAAGCCCAGCATAGAGTCCCGGGCCTCCAATTCTAGAGCTGTTGGTCAGGTACAGTGTCTGCCATAAATAACATGTACACAGAGGCAAATAGGAAATTCACCCAGGAGTTTTGCTCAAAGTAAAGAGAGGAAACCTGCAACACTTGGGATGATCAGAGCTGCAAAAGAGAGCAAAGCATTCCCTCTTAACTCAAGGGCTCTGCTTAGAAAGGTTATGGGGGTATATTATTGCACCCAATTTTATTACGCATCCGTCTCTGATAGCAACCATGGATTCGTTACTAAGCCAATCCATCTGCACACCTCCTGCTGTTCAAACACTCGGCGAGGGATTATGAAGTTTGGAATTGCACAGCTCTAAAAAGGcatttaaaaggaacattttatAAGGGGACTGGCCAAATATAAGCGGTTTTATTAGTTGCACTGTGCACATCTGACCTGGGCAGATATAATCAATcaccagggaggggggaaataccgGGGTGGGTTTGTTTTTCGGCTTCTAGTTTTTAACTGAGTAAAACCCACTTACGCATTTGCCTAGCTGTTATTTGTCCAAAAGTCCCAACCATTTGCATTAAGCAAAGATGGATACTTTAAAGGGCAGCGGCTGTTGTGCTCCAACCaattttaacattaaaaaaccaCCATCTCCAGTAGCCTATAAGTACAATTCCCTGGGAATTTAGTTGCACAGCCACACTAAGGTGGATAGGACACATGCAAGGCATAATTCCTGTTCACTTCAGAGCAATGGCCTGGTAGATAAATGTAGCAAATGCATCCAAGTTTGGTGTCACAAATCTGGACATAAAAACAGGCATGTTTCTGCAGCTCTTTCACTTCATCAGTGTTGCAGGTTAACATATTAAAGAATTTAAAAATCATGGTTTTGATTGGCAACTTCCTAAGACGAGGAAACAAAAATTAC
Coding sequences:
- the PPM1K gene encoding protein phosphatase Mn(2+)-dependent 1K; protein product: MSTALINLVRNGGHQVRRRALLTSRLLQDDKRAAAICPSSTSVRRTSRFDLDGSGRPATWDSFGIWDNRIDEPILLPPSIKYGKPIPKVSLSKVGCASHIGKRKENEDRFDYAQLTDEVLYFAVYDGHGGVAVADFCHKHMQGFIQGFLTEEQNMELVLMKAFLEIDKAYARHAQLSADATLLNAGTTATVALLRDGIELVVASVGDSRALLCRKGKAMKLTIDHTPERKDEKERIKKTGGFIVWNSLGQPHVNGRLAMTRSIGDLDLKKYGVIAEPETKRVQLHHASDSFLVLTTDGINFMVNSQEICDFVSQCHDPTEAAHLVTEQAIQYGTEDNSTAIVVPFGAWGKYKNSEVNFSFSRSFASSGRWA